The window GGCTCATAGCTGCCAGGTGGCAGAGCGGGGCCCAGCCCCAGAACAGGAGCAGCTCAGAGAGCAGCAGAGGCCACGCCAAGGCTCACGAACCTGCTGCTTCTCGCTCTCAGCTAGGGGAAGGCCCTCAGCGCGCTCCTGCTGCAGGGCAGCAATCTCCTCACTCAGctcttccttctcagcctccagccGGGCCAGCAGCTCCTCCTACTCACGCTGCCACTGACTCTGCAGCTGGGCCTGCTCGGCCTCCAGCTCCCACCATGCTGCCTCCTAGGGGGCCAGGACCGGATGCGTGTGACACACCAGGAGGGGCCCAGGCAGATCCCCCAAAACAACAGGGCAGCAAGAGCCATCTGGCCCCCATACCCTCAGAGACAGGGAGGGTGACTAGGGAAATACAAGGGAGTGATAAGGGCTATGACGGGGACACGCCAGGGCGGAGAAAGTGCCAAGGAACAGCAGTGGGCTGGCCTGGTGGTCCGAACGTGATGCCCTGAGGAGGGACAAGTAACTGTCGGCCAGgtaaagagagaaaagacaaccCCAGGCCAAGAGCACAGCCCCTGGAAAGGCCTAGAGGATGCAGGGCGCAGAGGGACACGGGACGCggtgagccacagtgccagaGCCCCAGGCAGTGGCTGGGCCAGGACAGGCCATGTGGGCCATGGGGATTCTAAGGACAGTGAGGGGAGTGGGAGAGAGGATTCGAGCCAAGGTGACAAGGAGCAATCTGATTTTTAGCTTAGGGGATGTTCCGACAGCTGTGGAAGAGGGATTGGGGTTGGGATGGAGGGGAGTTAGGAATGGCTGTGAGGAATAAAGGGGGTCAGGGGTTGCCAGAGGAGCTGGAGAGAAGAACACAGATTTGGGGACGTTAATGAGGCCAAGCCAGGCAATGCAAAGGGCAAGAAGAGCAAGGGGGAGGTCACAGGAGTTTAGATCCCTGGGGACTGGAAAGGCGGGCAGGCAGAGCCCACAGGCAAATAGCAGCCCACCTGGGGAGCCCGAGGGCAGGTGCCTGCCTCAGCACTTACCCCTAGCAACTTTGTGAGAAGCAGACAGAGctgccccttctttttttttcttttttttaaagatggagtctcactctgtcacccaggctggagtgcagtggcgtgatcttggctctctgcaacctctgcctcccaggttcaagcgattcctctaccttaccctcccaagtacctggaactacaggcatgtgccacctcgcccggctaattttttgtaattttagtagagacgggatttcaccgtgttagccaggatggtctcgatctcctgacctcgtgatccgcccacctcggcctcccaaagtgctgggattacaggcatgagtcagcaCGCCCGGCCAAGCCGCCCCTTCTTTAAGAGCTTCACTGTAgctcatgcctagaatcccagcactttgggaggccaaggcgggcagatcacgaggtcaaaagttggagaccagcctgaccgatatggtgaaatcccgtctctactaaaaatacaaaaattagccaggcgtggtggcgcgcctataatcccagctactcaggaagctgaggcaggagaatcgcttgaacccagaaggtggaggttgcagtgagccaagattgcgccactgcactccagcctgtgcaatagagggagactccgtcgGGGCGGGGGGAGAAGGGGGAGTGGTGGAAAAAAAGAGCTTTACCGCCACCTGCTGGAGAAGTGTGATAACAACCACCCATGACCATGGGGACTGCAGGGTGAGTGGCACGCCCTGTCATAGCACCTCTGTCAGAGGCAGCCCTGTCTAGGATTTGGTGGCTGAGGGCCCCTGTCCTGAGGGCCACTCTGGAGAGCATGCCAGTGCCAGCAATCATAACTTATGGAGCCTTTGCTAAGTACCAGTCACTATGCTAAGCCCTCTATGCAGACGGTCTCAGCTCATCCTCAATACCTTCCACTATCCTATCCCTATTTCTACAGGTGGGGAAATGAAGGCACAGACACCTTGGGTAGCATCACCAGTAAGCGACCAAGAttagattcaaacccaggcaatacGACCCCAGAGTCAGTGTTCTAGTAACTTCCCTGGCCCCTTGCCTTCCTACAGGCGCAGGTCTGAGTGGTCCTTCATATGCAAACAGTACTTCTTAGCAAATGAAAGTGCCTTCCTGCCGTACGTTAGGTCAGCATTTCCCAAATGTGGCTGTGGACCCTCTACATCAGGATTACCAGGGCTGGACCAGATTTGGGACCTGGGAATCTGCATGTCTAATAAGGACCACAACCTCCCCACCACACCCCCCCCCCAGTCCTCCCAGCTGTCCCCAGGGCCTCCACAACAGAGAGGaagtcccatttcacagatgtagAGACCAAGCCAGAGCAAGAACGATGATGAGATATTGGCTCAGAGTCCTGCCCACCCCTCGCCAGCTGCCTGAACCTTTTCACGCTGGAGTCGCTGCAAGTCCTCCTTGTGGGCTGCCCGCTGCTCCCGCAGAGAGGCCTGGGCCTCCCACTCAACCTGCACCAGCTTCTGGGCCATCAGCTCCTTGTCTAGACTGGCTTTCTCCTGTGTAGCTATTATTTGCTGCCGCAGGCCCGCCAACTCCCCTGCACGAGAGGAATGGGGGAAAGGGCAGGGTTGGGTTGAAACTTTTCCTTGGGCCAGCAGACTTAGGCCAGGTGAGCCACATGGGCAAAATCCCAGAGGTAGAGGGCCTGCCTGGCATCTAGTTTGGGTCCTCTTGAAGAAGTGGCTtgccctccctgagcctcagtttccctatctgccACATGGGCCCACTGGTCCTGACCCCTTTCCTGCCTACCTAGAATGGTATTAAAGGCATAAAATGACTGATGAAAAGGCCTCCCAAATGGGACGGATGTCAAACATATAACAACCCTAGGCCAGGCAccacggctcacgcctgtaatcccagcactttgggaagctgggacaggtggatcaccttaggtcaggagttcaagatcagcctggccaacatggtgaaaccccgtctctattaaaaatacaacaattagctgggcgtggtggtggatgtacgtagtcccagctactcaggaggctgaggcaggagaatcgcttgaatccaaggggcagaagttgcagtgagccgagatcacaccactgcactccagcctaggtgacaagagtgagactctgtctcaaaaaaacaaaaggccgggcatagtggctcacgcctctgatcccagcactttgggaggctggggcaggtggataaccttaggtcaggagttcgagaccagcctggccaaaatgacgaaaccttgtctctactaaaaatacaacaattagctgggcctcCCGTCGGGCCTGCTCCAGCTCTTGCTCCCGCCTGCTCAGCTGCCGGGAGAGCTGGCCCCAACCCAGAGACTAAGCAGCACTCCCAGCATCCCCCAGCTTGTTCATCATGCAGCACCCCAACTCTGGGCCTAACCCAGTCCTGGCAGAAGGCCTGGGTTCGAGCCCAGGGTCTGCCCTGATGTGCTATATGTACTTGGGCAAGTCATTACCTTCTCTAGCTCTGCAATGCACATGTGTCCAAAAACGAGGGcctggccggacacagtggcgcatgcctataatcccagcactttggcaggtggatcacctgaggtcaggagttcaagaccagcctggccaacgtgatgaaaccctctctactaaaaatacaaaaattagccggccatggtggtgcacgcctgtagtccctgctatttGGCACGCTGAGGCAGGCGAACAGCTtaaaccccggaggcggaggttgcagtgagcccagatcgtgccactgcattccagcctgggcaacagagcaagactctgtctcaaaaaaaaaaaaaaaaaaaaaaaaaaaaaaaaaaaaaaaaaaaaaacaaacaagggcCCTCGCTCAGCTTTGGGAGTAACAGAACCCTTGTATTACCCTAAGCAGAGAAGCTGAATATATAAAACAGACCCAGTGCAGCTGCTCCGCAGGCCTCAGGGTGGAGACCTGCACCCTGCTTCCTGCACCCCCTACCCTATCCTCTAGAGGCCCCTCCCAGAAACCCAGGTGCTCCGGGATAGACACTGCATGAAGATCCCTGGATCCCTGAAACCCGAAGGTCTCTTCCAGATGTGATGTTCCCAAAAGTCTAAGATTCCAATTCTAAAAAGTCTTCACCTGTTATTAATctgtatcattattattattattttttgagacgcagCTCCTCCAGCCGCTACTGCTCTTCCTGTGCCACTGTGGCTTCCTGCTCCGCCTGCGGCTGCCAGCCCTGCAGGGTGGCCTTTTCTTCCTCCAGCTGGGGGCCAGGTAGGAGTGGAGCTTCGTGAGCAGGGCGTCCCTCCCAGGACCGGGACGcctcctccacccacccaccagcCACAATAGCCCAGGGGAGGCTCCCAGGGAATGAGGGACAGTGCCCTTGGGTGTGTGGGACACTGGGGAGGGGGGAGATGAGGAGGGCCTGTGGAGCTTCTGTGCTTTGATGCCTAGAgaggatagacagacagacagagacagacagagaacaagagacagagagggaggcaggggccaAGACAGGtgcagggctgggcctggggtgcCTCGCTGAATGGGGAGGATGGGTGGGCAAGGCAGGTGGGCCCGCAGGTGCACAGCGTACCTGGGCGACAAGGCGGTTCAGATCCAACTTGTCCTGAGCAAGGCTCTCATTAAGGGCGCTCAGCTTGGACAGGGAGTCCTGCAGGGAGGCCTCCTCTGCCCTCAGCTTCGTCATGGAGAGCGCGAGCTCCACGCGGCCAGCCTCAGCCTGCAGGGTCAGGCCCTGAGAGATGAGGAAAGGCAGAAAGGCCAGGAGGAGATGAGGAGGGAcaagaagagacccagagagatAGACCCTCAGAGACACGGGAGGGGAGACAAGGAGGGGACACAGcgtgagatggaaaaaaaaaatcaccgcaGAAAGCCTGCTGCTTATGAGCCATTTAAAAGCCATgcattgggctgggcgcggtggctcacacttataatcccagcactttgggaggccgaggcgggcggatcacgaggtcaggagatcgagaccacggtgaaaccccgtctctactaaaaatacaaaaaattagccgggcgtggtggcgggcgcctgtagtcccagctactcggagaggctgaggcaggagaatggcgtgaacccgggaggcggagcttgcagtgagccgagattgcgccactgcactccagcctgggcgacagagcaagactccgtctcaaaaaaaaaataaaataaaaataaaagccatgcaTCACAGAGCTGTGCAAAAATAGCTCAAGCTGCAGGGCAGGGCCAGAGTTCAGAGGATCCCCCGAGTAGGGTCTAGGGACAGCACTGCTCAGAGCCCAGACTGCAGCAGACAGGGCAGGTCCGTGCCAAGGACTCTCTGGGCTGTGGCCCCAACTCTCAGACCCCAGGAGCTGAATCTCAGGCACTGGATGACCCTGAGCTATAGGCACTGCCCCCAGGAGCATCCAGAAGAGCAGGGATACGGCCATAAAGAGAGGTCAGTCCACTTATGGCTGGGACCAGAGGTCCAGAGGTCTGTGGCCTGTGACAAAGATCAGCCTGTATCCAGAAGGAAAGGGTCAGTCTGTGACGAGGCTCAGACGTCTGCCTGACACTGGGACCAGTCCTTGCCAGAGAAAGCTTGGGGCTGGGGGTCAGAGGTAGGTCTGTGGTTGTGCAGCAAACAGGGACCCACCTTGGTCAGCGCCTCGGCCACCTCGGCCTTCTCGGCCTGTAGCATGTCCCGTTGCAGCGTGGTGTGGGCTCAGCACCTCCCTCACCTCCACCAGCTCCTTGGCCAGGACTGAGCGCTTCCCTTCCAGCTGCTCTAGTTGTCTGTGGCTGCGGGACAGAGGGCGGGCGGGTGGCCCATGTCACTTTCCTGCCCTGAACCTCCTGTAGCCAGCAAGATGCTGGGGCGGGGACcgggcctgaggcaggagtttgGAGAGAAAGAGCCTGAGCCACAGGGCAACCAAGCCCACTATTGCTTAGCTCCATGACCCTGGGCCTCCGTTtttacatctgcaaaatgaggtaaCAGTTGCCTCGtgacattgtttatttttttgagacagagccttgctctgtcacacaggctggagtacagtggtgcgatctcggctcactgcaacttctgccccccgggttcaagcaattctcctgcctcagcctcccgagtagctgggattacaggtactcaccaccatgcctggctaatttttgtagttttagtagagacgggggtttccccatgttggtcgggctggtcttgaactcccaacctcaggcgatttgcctgcctcggcctcccaaagtgttgggattacaggcatgagccaccgtgcccagcctgtttcaaGGATACAAATTTCACATGTGCTtaaaatagtgcctgacacatctCCCCAAGGGCCTTCAGAAACAAGAATAATACGctccacctctgcccagccaccctgtctgggaagtgaggagcgcctctgcccggcctcccatcgtctgggaggagaggagcgcctctgcccggccgcctcgtccgggaggaagtcaggagcgcctctgcccggccaccccgtccgggaagaagtgaggagcacctctgcccggccgccccgtccgggaagaagtgaggagcgcctctgcccggccgctccgtccgggaagaagtgaggagcgcctctgcccggccacccatcgtctgggaagtgaggagcgcctctgcccggccgccccatccgggaagaagtgaggagcgcctctgcccggccacccaccgtctgggaagtgaggagcgcctctgcccggccgccccgtctgggaagtgagcagcgcctctgcccggccgccccgtctgggaagtgaggagcgcctctgcccggccgccccgtctgggaagtgagcagcgcctctgcccggccgccccgtccgggaagaagtgaggagcgcctctgcccggccgccccgtccgggaagaagtgaggagcgcctctgcccggccacccatcgtctgggaagtgaggagcgcctctgcccggccacccaccgtctgggaagtgaggagcgcctctgcccggccgcccccgtccgggaagaagtgaggagcgcctctgcccggccgccccgtccgggaagaagtgaggagcgcctctgcccggccgccctgtccgggaagaagtgaggagcgcctctgcccggccgccccgtcgggaagaagtgaggagcgcctctgcccggccgccccgtccgggaagaagtgaggagcgcctctgcccggccgccccgtctgggaggtgaggagcgcctctgcccggtcacccatcgtctgggaggtgaggagcgcctctgcctggccacccatcgtctgggaggtgaggagcgcctctgcccggccacccatcgtctggaaagtgaggagcgcctctgcccggctgccccatctgggaagtgaggagtgcctctgcccggccacccatcgtctgggaggtgaggagcgcctctgcccggccgcccatcgtctgggaagtgaggagcgcctctgcccggccacccatcgtctgggaagtggggagcgcctctgcccgaccacccatcgtctgggaagtgaggagcgcctctgcccggccacctatcgtctgggaagaagtgaggagcgtctctgcctgtcTTTTTAACAGCTGCATTTTTCATTGTCCGAATATAGTCACATACATTtgaacattttataattattgaaTAATAAATTCGTTCtgctattttacaataaaaaataatgctgcAGAGAGCATTTTCGCACATGTATCTTGGCAGATGTAGGTCACAGGCTCTTCTTTTATCCATCCTGTGGCCAACCTATCAATGTATACACCTGTAATGAGATTTTGCCAGCAATGAAAGCCTTCAGGGAAAATGTCCCTAGCTCTTTACTACATCAGATCAAGGACTCCAGATAATTGGCATAACATCCTGGAACAGCTGAAACAGAGAGATTATTCTCCGCTGTCCTCTGTTGTCTTTGTCTTTTCACGTCTTAATAAAAGTGCTGGTGACAAGAGTGTAACTACGTCAGTGTTCCCCTGCTGTCCTTGCCTGTGTGGGTCTTCTCCCAAACCCGACTTTCCTCCAGCGGCTTCACTGAAAAAGAGGAGGGGGATGccaggggcggggcggggagcaGAGGAGGAAATAAACTGAATAGGGAGGAAGCTCCTCACAGGCCCGGAGAGGGTTAGGAAGGGAGTCAAAGACAGAATTTTCTTCAGCAAACAGTAAAAGGGGAAATCTGTGGACGCTAAGAGTTTTTaaacccttttttttcttttctttctttcctttttttaagacaagatgtctctgtcacctaggctggagtgcagtggcataaacaCAGCTCATTTTCCAGGCTCAAACCTTGACTTTCCAGGCTCAACTgctcctcctacttcagcctcctgagtaactgggactaatgGCCGACACTACCAGGCCCaactaatgtttaaattttttgtggagacgggatctcactatattgcccaggttgttttcaaactcctgggctcaagtgattctcctgccccaacctctcaaagtgctgggattgcaggcacgagccactgtgtccagcctatacataatttttttttttttttagacagattttctctcttgttgcccaggctggagtgcagtggcgcaatctcggctcactgcaacctccgcctcctgggttcaagcgattctccttcctcagcctccagagtagctgggattacaggcatgggccaccatgcctggctaattttgtgtttttagtagagatgggggtttctccatgttggtcaggctggtctcgaactcccgacctcaggtgatccacctgcctcggcctcccaaagtgctaggattacaggtgtgagccaccatgcccggcctcatacATACTTTTACAGGCATAGACTATCTCTGGAAACATAGTTCTTCTGAGGCGAAGCAACAAGGGCTAGGAGAGAATATCCATTTTTGTATTAACtgaattttttggtttcaaaCATGGCAcatatcaccttttttttttttttaatttctttgaaacagggtctcactctgtcacccaggctggagtggagtggcaggaTCACGGCTCatcgcagccttgacctcccgggctcaggtgattctcccacctcagtttcccaagtagctgagaccacaggtgcatgcccccaaacctggctaatttttgtattttttttgttttttttttttttgagacggagtctctctctgtcgcccaggctggagtgcagtggcgcggtcttggctcactgcaagctccgcctcccgggttcacgccattctcctgcctcagcctctccgagtagctgggactacaggcgcccgccaccacgcccagctaatttttttgtatttttagtagagacagggtttcaccatggtctcgatctcctgacctcgtgatccgcccgcctcggcctcccaaagtgctgagattacaagcgtgagccaccgcgcctggcctaatttttgtattttttgtagagatggggttcatcatattgcccaggctggtctcgaactccttggctcaagcaattcacccacctgtgcctcccaaagtgctgggattacaggcatgagccaccgtggtaACATAAATTACCTATGTTTAATAgacaatgttttttgttttttttgagacggaatcttgttctgttgccaggctggagtgcagtggcacgatctcggctcattgcaacctctgcctcccaggttcaagcgattctcctgcctcagcttccagagtaactgggactacaggtgtgcaccaccacacccagctaatttttttgtatttttagtagacacagggtttcactatgttggccaggatggtattgatctcttgacctcttgatccgctcgcctcggcctcccaaagtgctgggattaaaggtgtgagccactgcgcctggccgcttAATAGGTAATTTAACATAttatctatcaattttttttttttttttttttttttttttttttttttttttttttttgccaaccagcagcccttgtggcagctctgcctatggagtagccattttttttttttgagacggagttgctctgttgcccaggttggagtgcaatggcgccatctcagctcactgcaatctccacctcccgggttcaagtgattctcctgcctcagcatcctacgtagctgggattacaggcacgtgccaccgtgcctggctaatttttgtatgtttagtagagacagggtttcaccatgttggtcaggctggtctcgaactcctgatctcgccATCCAACcccctcggcctgccaaagtggaGACTGTTGATGCTCAATCCAGATTCCCTTGGATATCTTCTTATCATTTCTGTGTGCTCCTTTCCTAGTTTCAGAGCTGGTGCCTTAGTTTCCAGTGGATCACGTGGACCTTGTTCAGAAGACTGTGTTCAGCTACTGGAGCTGCCCTGTCTTGGCAATAGTACTTGGAAGTACCTGGAAATTttgccctctcctcctccccacgtCCTGCCCTCTGGACATGCTTTGGCCAATGATTGAGCAGAATAGAAGTGAACACCAGCACTCTTACCTCAGGACAGGCAGTAGTTAGTTCCCCCGGCCCCGCTACCCAACCTGGAATTGCCAGGTCAGGTCAGGTCAGGCTGGTAATGCACCCCTCTGGGAATTTTGTCTGAAATCACACCCTTGTTTGtcttcttccccttcaccttcctgcTTCCCCACTGCCTTACCAGTTTCTCCGTACAGCCCTCCTTAATTAAGCACTCGTGCAAGCATTCTCATGTTGGGGTCTGCTTTTGAAAAACCAACCTgtgggccaggcgtggcagctcacgcctgtaatcccagcactttgggaggctgaggcaggtggatcacctgagctcaggacttcaagaccagcctggccaacatggtgaaaccccatctctactaaaaatacaaaaattagttgggcatggtggcggacgcctgtaatcccagctactcaggaggctaaggccggagaatcacttgaacctgagaggcagaggttgcaatgaatcgagatcgtgctactgcactccagcctgggcaacaagagcaaaaccctgtttcaaaaaaaaaaaaaaagaaaaaaagaaaaagaaaaaccaacctatttgtttatttgcttttattaaaacagaatttaggccgagcgcggtggctcacgcctgtaatcccagcactttaggaggccgaggtgggcggatcatgaggtcaggagatcgagaccatcctggctaacatggtgaaaccctgtctctactaaatatacaaaaaattatccgggcgcggtagcgggtgcctgtagtcccagctacttggggggctaaggcaggagaatggcgtgaacccgtgaggcggagcttgcagtgagccgagatggcgtcactgcactccagcctgggtgaaagagcgagactccctctcaaaaacaaaacaaaacaaaacaaaacaaaaacagaattcatgtatttatttggtCATTTATTTAATTACGCAAGTAATACAGGCATTTACTATCATTGCAAAATCCAAGCAAAATTCAGCACAAAG of the Symphalangus syndactylus isolate Jambi chromosome 12, NHGRI_mSymSyn1-v2.1_pri, whole genome shotgun sequence genome contains:
- the LOC134734897 gene encoding putative ciliary rootlet coiled-coil protein-like 1 protein; protein product: MLQAEKAEVAEALTKGLTLQAEAGRVELALSMTKLRAEEASLQDSLSKLSALNESLAQDKLDLNRLVAQLEEEKATLQGWQPQAEQEATVAQEEQ